In a single window of the Dinghuibacter silviterrae genome:
- a CDS encoding DUF6603 domain-containing protein, which produces MANTTGTLESVVLELGKLLTPLEQLLGPGMFGLLGVQLPAALSSDTAILTKLSDAGTKAGALAADITTLENAISGGDASTIIADALPLIAHIGELVAALAAVGNEIQTAASGLSAADQQVVADLAANMAVRTLEYMIVGFLNDTFPVLTNVFSVIGVIDMESSPDQAMDSPVTGGIIVPRRFYLDRIPTLFSHPDQFLQQVFQWGTPSFDGLAIYKRLQMLLEDIAIPAAIYQPTGQPASLEAYLFSLQTDTTQHPPGLTASITLPGQTTFDKAFPLSALWQATTHVAATYDAGLSVGLTPPFNLTFHPPTGNVSLTTTLGIQAQKSDGTNVMILGETGGSGLQAKSISLSAGVTANLGTSGGSVTPTVQFSVDGGLLHIDFSQGDGFIQKLLSGVKLDSDFSIQATWDPTNGLKFTGQAGVEVLIPLHIDLSVIVINGLYVSLGFTNTTPLQIGLAAEFTANLGPLVATVDQMGVNIGITFPPNGQGRLGMADIDFSFLPPKGVGLEVNTGIIVGGGYLYLNPDQGEYYGALELEFQDLFSLKAVGIINTKMPDGSNGFSLLIIITADFTPIQLGFGFTLNGVGGLLGLNRTMNVDVLRQGIKTNAIKSVLFPDNVIANIDKIISDLKQIFPVFEGHFIVGPMAELGWADIITLEIGILIEIPDPKIAILGVVKALLPTQDAPLLRIQVNFLGVIDFDNKYISFDASLYDSNLLVFTLTGDFAFRLSWGDNPYFLLSVGGFNPAFKDAPPDLQHMTRLGISLLNNSVVQLSVTCYFAVTSNTVQFGAKATLYAGCDAFNIYGYLGFDCLFQFDPFYFEVDIYAGLALRMGTSTIMGITVSGQLSGPTPWDIQGDASFTILFFTISVGFHETWGQSNQAGSKQKIDILGLLNQAIADNSNWKAILPSNNSQHVSLKTIAPGGQEMVVHPFGSLTFSQRIVPLDVDIVKFGNNIPQDANHFTITDQNPADQTVVAQEEFAPANFFNFTDDQKLSQPSFQNMDSGFTVTGTTGLLSADVITEEVDYKLTYLHKQTNTLVSAGIYIPSASWFPSNVKASAVSRSSLSYANNRVSVNAPDPVAVNNTQYAIAGTADLKQVAGTNLTGSYAEAMGMVSNLLVTQPSLTGQIQIVQDYELNPN; this is translated from the coding sequence GGGGGGACGCATCGACCATCATCGCGGACGCGCTGCCCCTGATCGCCCATATCGGCGAACTGGTCGCGGCGCTGGCGGCGGTGGGCAACGAAATCCAAACGGCCGCCTCGGGGCTCAGCGCGGCGGACCAGCAGGTGGTGGCGGACCTGGCGGCGAATATGGCGGTGCGGACGCTGGAATACATGATCGTGGGTTTCCTGAACGATACCTTCCCGGTCCTGACCAACGTTTTTTCCGTGATAGGCGTGATCGACATGGAATCCTCGCCCGATCAGGCCATGGACAGCCCCGTGACGGGTGGTATCATAGTACCGCGGCGGTTTTACCTCGACCGGATACCGACGTTGTTCAGTCATCCTGACCAGTTCCTGCAACAGGTCTTTCAATGGGGCACGCCATCGTTCGACGGCCTGGCCATCTACAAGCGGTTGCAAATGTTGCTGGAGGACATCGCCATACCGGCGGCAATTTACCAGCCCACCGGACAACCGGCTTCCCTGGAAGCATACCTGTTCAGCCTGCAAACCGATACCACACAGCATCCGCCGGGATTGACGGCCTCCATCACCCTTCCGGGCCAAACCACCTTCGACAAAGCCTTCCCCTTATCGGCCCTTTGGCAGGCCACCACGCACGTGGCCGCCACGTATGACGCCGGCCTTTCGGTGGGCCTGACCCCACCGTTCAACCTGACCTTTCACCCCCCCACGGGCAACGTCAGCCTGACAACGACCCTGGGGATACAGGCGCAGAAAAGCGACGGCACCAACGTCATGATCCTGGGCGAGACCGGCGGTTCCGGGCTGCAGGCGAAAAGCATCAGCCTGTCGGCGGGGGTGACCGCCAACCTCGGCACGTCGGGCGGGTCCGTCACACCGACGGTGCAATTCAGCGTGGACGGGGGACTGCTGCACATCGACTTTTCCCAGGGCGACGGGTTCATTCAGAAATTATTATCGGGTGTCAAGCTCGATTCGGACTTTAGCATACAGGCGACCTGGGATCCTACGAACGGCCTGAAGTTTACGGGGCAAGCCGGGGTAGAGGTTTTGATCCCGTTGCACATCGACCTGTCGGTGATCGTGATCAACGGGCTGTATGTGTCCCTGGGTTTTACCAATACCACGCCTTTGCAGATCGGGCTGGCGGCGGAGTTTACCGCCAATCTGGGGCCGTTGGTGGCGACCGTGGATCAGATGGGAGTGAACATCGGCATCACTTTCCCTCCGAACGGGCAGGGGAGGTTGGGTATGGCGGACATCGATTTTTCTTTTTTACCGCCCAAGGGCGTCGGTCTGGAAGTCAATACCGGGATCATCGTCGGGGGCGGCTACCTGTACCTTAACCCGGACCAGGGCGAGTATTACGGGGCATTGGAGCTGGAGTTCCAGGATTTGTTTAGCCTCAAGGCGGTGGGCATCATCAATACCAAGATGCCGGATGGGTCCAACGGGTTTTCACTGTTGATCATCATCACGGCGGACTTTACGCCGATCCAACTGGGCTTTGGATTTACGCTGAACGGGGTAGGAGGGTTGCTGGGATTGAACCGGACCATGAACGTAGACGTGCTGAGACAAGGCATCAAGACCAATGCCATTAAGAGCGTACTTTTTCCTGACAATGTTATCGCCAATATCGATAAGATCATCAGCGACCTTAAACAGATCTTCCCGGTTTTTGAAGGGCATTTTATCGTGGGGCCCATGGCGGAACTGGGCTGGGCGGACATCATCACCCTGGAGATCGGCATCCTCATCGAGATACCCGATCCAAAGATCGCCATCCTGGGTGTGGTCAAGGCGCTCCTGCCGACGCAGGATGCGCCGCTGTTGCGCATACAGGTCAATTTCCTGGGGGTGATCGACTTTGACAACAAGTATATCTCCTTTGACGCCAGCCTGTATGACTCGAACCTGCTGGTGTTTACGCTGACGGGTGATTTTGCGTTCCGCCTGAGTTGGGGGGACAATCCCTATTTCCTCCTAAGCGTGGGTGGGTTTAACCCGGCCTTTAAGGATGCGCCCCCCGACCTGCAGCACATGACGCGGTTGGGGATCAGCCTGCTGAACAACAGCGTCGTCCAGTTGTCGGTGACTTGTTATTTCGCGGTTACTTCGAACACGGTCCAGTTTGGCGCCAAGGCGACCTTGTATGCCGGTTGCGACGCTTTCAACATATACGGATACCTGGGGTTCGATTGCCTGTTCCAGTTCGATCCTTTCTATTTCGAGGTCGACATCTATGCGGGTCTGGCATTGAGGATGGGGACGTCGACCATCATGGGGATCACGGTATCCGGGCAGTTGTCGGGGCCGACGCCCTGGGACATCCAGGGGGACGCCAGTTTTACGATCCTGTTTTTCACCATTTCGGTCGGGTTCCACGAAACCTGGGGGCAAAGCAACCAGGCCGGCTCGAAACAGAAGATCGATATCCTCGGCCTGCTCAACCAGGCGATCGCGGACAACAGCAACTGGAAGGCGATTTTGCCCAGCAACAATTCGCAACACGTCAGCCTTAAGACCATCGCGCCGGGGGGTCAGGAGATGGTGGTTCACCCGTTCGGTTCCCTTACGTTCAGCCAGCGGATCGTACCCCTGGACGTGGACATCGTCAAATTCGGGAACAATATCCCGCAGGATGCGAACCATTTTACCATTACAGACCAGAACCCGGCAGACCAGACGGTGGTTGCCCAAGAGGAATTTGCGCCCGCCAATTTCTTCAATTTCACAGACGATCAAAAACTGTCACAGCCTTCGTTCCAAAACATGGACAGCGGGTTTACGGTCACCGGGACGACCGGCCTGTTATCCGCCGACGTGATCACCGAGGAAGTGGATTACAAGCTGACTTATCTGCATAAGCAGACGAATACCCTGGTGAGCGCCGGTATCTACATACCCTCCGCCAGTTGGTTCCCGTCAAACGTCAAGGCCTCCGCGGTCTCCCGGTCTTCGTTGTCTTATGCCAACAACCGGGTGTCCGTGAACGCACCCGACCCGGTCGCCGTCAACAATACCCAGTATGCCATCGCGGGGACGGCCGATCTGAAACAAGTGGCCGGCACCAACTTAACCGGGTCTTATGCCGAGGCCATGGGTATGGTGAGCAACCTGCTGGTGACGCAACCTTCGCTGACGGGACAGATACAGATCGTACAAGATTATGAACTCAACCCGAATTAA